One Peromyscus leucopus breed LL Stock chromosome 2, UCI_PerLeu_2.1, whole genome shotgun sequence DNA window includes the following coding sequences:
- the LOC114688463 gene encoding interferon alpha-12-like, producing MARPCALLTFLVVMHFWSSCCLGCDLPETHHLRNKRGSTLLAQMRRLSPLSCLKDRMDFAFPLEKVDAQHIQKAQAVYVMGEVTQQVLTLFTLDESSAVWNTTLLDTFCDELYQQLKDLQDCLMEHVELQEPSLSQEDSLVAVRNYFHRITVYLKEKKHSPCAWEVVRAEVRRVLSSSAKLLAGLTEEKE from the coding sequence ATGGCCAGGCCCTGTGCTCTCCTGACATTCCTGGTGGTGATGCACTTCTGGTCAAGCTGCTGTCTGGGATGTGACCTGCCTGAGACTCATCACCTCAGGAACAAGAGAGGCTCCACACTCCTGGCACAAATGAGGagactctcccctctctcctgcctgaaGGACAGAATGGACTTTGCATTCCCTCTGGAGAAGGTGGATGCCCAGCACATCCAGAAGGCTCAAGCCGTCTATGTCATGGGTGAGGTCACCCAGCAGGTCCTGACACTCTTCACTTTGGATGAATCATCTGCTGTTTGGAATACAACCCTCCTAGACACATTCTGTGATGAGCTCTACCAGCAGCTCAAAGACCTGCAAGACTGTCTGATGGAGCATGTGGAGCTGCAGGAACCTTCCCTGAGCCAGGAAGACTCCCTGGTGGCTGTGAGAAACTACTTCCACAGGATCACTGTCTacctgaaggagaagaaacacagcccCTGTGCCTGGGAGGTGGTCAGAGCAGAAGTCAGGAGAGTCCTGTCTTCCTCAGCCAAGCTGCTGGCAGGACTGACTGAGGAGAAGGAGTAA